A genome region from Nocardiopsis exhalans includes the following:
- a CDS encoding acyl-CoA synthetase, whose amino-acid sequence MLPLVSTPDDRPALCFPGPDGDRVLTYRELSGAASRLAAELPVGGRVAVWATSTLETCVAVTAAVLAGVAVVPLNPRSGERELRHVVEDSTPELLLCPPGTELPEVLVALPRLEVDASPAPDTPPFTRQVDDEEIALVVYTSGTTGPPKGVLLSRRAVAANLDTLARTWGWTGQDVLVHALPLFHVHGLVLGVLGPLRLGGYLRHLGRFDTGALTRAMAAGGTVLFGVPTMYHRLAEAVGEDPALVRELAGARLLVSGSAALPLPDHERLTAATGQRVVERYGMTETLMNTSVRPGDQAGPGTVGTPLDGVELRLVDDLGQPLEPDAPGEIGEVQVRGPNLFSGYLNRPEATAEAMADGWFRTGDMAVLDAEGRVRLVGRRSTDLIKSGGYKIGAGEIENTLLAHPGVAEAAVTGEPDPDLGERVVAWIVPTGPAAPTLAELADLVAAQLAPHKRPRRLRVVESLPRNDMGKILKRELRA is encoded by the coding sequence GTGCTCCCTCTCGTCAGCACACCCGACGACCGTCCCGCACTGTGTTTCCCAGGACCCGACGGTGACCGCGTCCTCACCTACCGGGAGCTCTCCGGAGCCGCCTCGCGGCTGGCCGCGGAGCTCCCGGTGGGCGGGAGGGTGGCGGTGTGGGCTACCTCCACCCTCGAAACCTGTGTCGCGGTGACCGCCGCGGTCCTGGCCGGGGTCGCGGTGGTACCGCTGAACCCGCGCTCCGGCGAGCGGGAACTTCGGCACGTGGTCGAGGACAGCACCCCCGAGCTCCTGCTCTGCCCTCCGGGCACCGAGCTGCCCGAGGTCCTGGTCGCGTTGCCCCGTCTGGAGGTGGACGCCTCCCCCGCCCCGGACACTCCCCCGTTCACCCGCCAGGTGGACGACGAGGAGATCGCCCTGGTCGTCTACACCTCAGGTACCACCGGGCCGCCCAAGGGCGTGCTGCTCTCCCGCCGCGCGGTGGCGGCCAACCTGGACACCCTCGCCCGGACCTGGGGGTGGACCGGCCAGGACGTCCTGGTGCACGCCCTGCCCCTGTTCCACGTGCACGGCCTGGTCCTGGGTGTACTGGGGCCGCTGCGCCTGGGCGGGTACCTGCGTCACCTGGGCAGGTTCGACACCGGGGCGCTCACCCGGGCAATGGCGGCGGGCGGCACCGTGCTCTTCGGGGTGCCCACCATGTACCACCGCCTCGCCGAGGCCGTGGGCGAGGACCCCGCGCTGGTGAGGGAACTGGCCGGGGCCCGGCTGCTGGTCTCCGGTTCGGCCGCCCTGCCGCTGCCCGACCACGAGAGGCTGACCGCCGCCACCGGGCAGCGGGTGGTCGAGCGCTACGGGATGACCGAGACCCTCATGAACACCAGCGTCCGCCCCGGTGACCAGGCGGGCCCCGGCACCGTGGGCACCCCGCTCGACGGAGTGGAGCTGCGCCTGGTCGACGACCTCGGCCAACCCCTGGAACCGGACGCCCCGGGTGAGATCGGCGAGGTCCAGGTACGCGGCCCCAACCTGTTCAGCGGCTACCTCAACCGCCCCGAGGCCACCGCCGAGGCGATGGCCGACGGCTGGTTCCGCACCGGTGACATGGCCGTGCTGGACGCCGAGGGGCGGGTGCGCCTGGTCGGCCGCCGCAGCACCGACCTCATCAAGAGCGGCGGCTACAAGATCGGCGCCGGGGAGATCGAGAACACGCTCCTGGCCCACCCTGGCGTGGCCGAGGCCGCCGTCACCGGCGAACCCGACCCCGACCTGGGCGAACGCGTCGTGGCCTGGATCGTGCCGACCGGGCCGGCCGCGCCGACCCTGGCCGAACTCGCGGACCTGGTCGCCGCACAGCTGGCCCCGCACAAGCGCCCCCGCCGCCTGCGCGTGGTGGAGTCCCTACCCCGCAACGACATGGGCAAGATCCTCAAACGGGAGCTCCGGGCCTGA
- a CDS encoding transporter substrate-binding domain-containing protein, giving the protein MPVAPARSRIVLAASLTVLLVAGCSARDTGEEPGPHLGEQSRLDEILDRGTINVCTTGDYRPFTYLDPDADENAYLDPEDDGLTGIDVDMARDLAEELEVGIEWTQTSWDDLMEDFLASCDIAVGGISVSTARARTVYFSAPLMEDGKTPITRCENVDDYRTIEQINQPGVRSIVPSGGTNEIFAEEHYPDGELIRHDNNTIFDEIVAGNADVMTTDASEVLWVANEYEELCAVNPGEPFDYFEKAFMLPRGDDVLKHYVDQWLNMALNDGTYDRITEPWFGDDLER; this is encoded by the coding sequence GTGCCCGTAGCGCCAGCCAGGTCGCGTATCGTCCTCGCCGCTTCGTTGACCGTGCTCCTCGTCGCCGGCTGTTCGGCGCGGGACACCGGTGAGGAGCCCGGCCCCCACCTCGGGGAACAGAGCAGACTCGACGAGATCCTCGACCGGGGCACGATCAACGTGTGCACCACCGGCGACTACCGGCCCTTCACCTACCTCGACCCCGACGCCGACGAGAACGCCTACCTCGACCCGGAGGACGACGGTTTGACCGGCATCGACGTGGACATGGCCCGCGACCTCGCCGAGGAGCTCGAGGTGGGAATCGAGTGGACCCAGACCAGCTGGGACGACCTGATGGAGGACTTCCTGGCCAGCTGCGATATCGCTGTGGGCGGGATCTCGGTCAGCACCGCCCGCGCCCGGACGGTGTACTTCTCCGCCCCGCTCATGGAGGACGGTAAGACCCCTATCACCCGCTGCGAGAACGTCGACGACTACCGCACGATCGAGCAGATCAACCAGCCGGGTGTCCGCTCGATCGTGCCCAGTGGCGGCACCAACGAGATCTTCGCCGAGGAGCACTACCCGGACGGCGAGCTCATCCGGCACGACAACAACACCATCTTCGACGAGATCGTGGCGGGCAACGCCGACGTGATGACCACCGACGCCTCCGAGGTGCTGTGGGTGGCCAACGAGTACGAGGAATTGTGCGCGGTCAACCCCGGGGAGCCCTTCGACTACTTCGAGAAGGCGTTCATGCTGCCCCGGGGCGATGACGTGTTGAAGCACTACGTGGACCAGTGGCTGAACATGGCCCTGAACGACGGCACCTACGACCGGATCACCGAGCCCTGGTTCGGAGACGACCTGGAGCGCTGA
- the aztD gene encoding zinc metallochaperone AztD: protein MRTNRITRGAALPALLSAGLLLTACGTGSDGEEASGTDEEGSPAEVVASEPVVTTYDGGLYVLDGETLEVVGDIELEGFNRINPGGDERHVFVSTSEGFQVLDAAGAELTDTLFTADTPGHVVRHDDRTVLFADGTGEITAFDSDALGNGLPEDLDVYTAEEAHHGVAVELANGELLVTLGDEEERVGAIVLDENQEEIARSEDCPGVHGESAAQGGAIAIGCQDGALIYQDGAFTKVDAEDDYGRIGNQAGSDQSPIILGDYKTDPDAELERPERIALIDTTDASLELVDLPSSYTFRSLGRGPDGEALVLGTDGALHVIDPEAGELTDSIELMDEWEEPLEWQDPRPALFVRGGTAYVSDPATQQIHAVDLGAGELTGSVTLDETPNELSGVAH, encoded by the coding sequence ATGCGCACCAACCGAATCACCCGTGGGGCGGCCCTACCCGCCCTGCTGTCCGCCGGTCTCCTGCTGACCGCCTGCGGCACCGGATCCGACGGGGAGGAGGCCTCCGGAACCGACGAGGAGGGTTCCCCGGCAGAGGTTGTCGCCTCGGAGCCCGTGGTCACCACCTACGACGGCGGACTGTACGTCCTGGACGGCGAAACGCTCGAAGTGGTCGGGGACATCGAGCTGGAGGGCTTCAACCGGATCAACCCCGGCGGGGACGAGCGGCACGTCTTCGTCTCCACCTCCGAGGGCTTCCAGGTCCTGGACGCCGCGGGGGCGGAACTGACCGACACCCTCTTCACCGCCGACACCCCCGGGCACGTCGTGCGGCACGACGACCGGACCGTCCTGTTCGCCGACGGGACCGGCGAGATCACCGCCTTCGACAGCGACGCCCTCGGCAACGGACTGCCCGAGGACCTCGACGTCTACACCGCCGAGGAGGCCCACCACGGTGTGGCGGTCGAACTGGCGAACGGCGAACTCCTCGTGACCCTCGGCGACGAGGAGGAGCGGGTCGGCGCCATCGTCCTGGACGAGAACCAGGAGGAGATCGCCCGCAGCGAGGACTGCCCGGGAGTGCACGGTGAGAGCGCCGCGCAGGGCGGAGCCATCGCGATCGGATGCCAGGACGGGGCCCTGATCTACCAGGACGGCGCGTTCACCAAGGTGGACGCCGAGGACGACTACGGCCGGATCGGCAACCAGGCCGGTTCCGACCAGTCGCCGATCATCCTGGGCGACTACAAGACCGACCCGGACGCCGAACTGGAGCGCCCCGAGCGCATCGCACTGATCGACACCACCGACGCCAGTCTGGAGCTGGTCGACCTGCCCTCCAGCTACACCTTCCGTTCCCTGGGCCGCGGCCCGGACGGCGAGGCCCTGGTACTGGGGACCGACGGTGCCCTGCACGTCATCGACCCCGAGGCGGGCGAGCTCACCGACAGCATCGAGCTGATGGACGAGTGGGAGGAGCCCCTGGAGTGGCAGGACCCCCGTCCCGCCCTCTTCGTCCGGGGCGGCACCGCCTACGTGAGCGACCCGGCCACCCAGCAGATCCACGCGGTCGACCTGGGCGCCGGTGAGTTGACCGGCTCGGTGACGCTGGACGAGACCCCCAACGAGCTGAGCGGCGTCGCCCACTAG
- the aztC gene encoding zinc ABC transporter substrate-binding protein AztC gives MTDLHPRTTATARALSALVATGFAVTLTSCSTEGEGTGIVVTTNILGDITEHIVGEQVPVTVLMPPDTDPHSFAISAREAATLENADLVVHNGLGLEEGVAHNVTAAEEAEVPTLEVGAGIDPLPYTSDASEGEPDPHFWTDPERVLLAVDLITEHVIEAVDGVDTDAVRANAEAYAAEVAELDTWMAEEFAALPAENRRLVTNHHVFGYLADRYDFEVIGAVIPSGTTLASPSTSDLKELSDAVAEAGVSAVFADSSQPDRLATVMAEEAGVDIEVIPLYSESLSAEGGGAETYLEMMRANTEAITAGLRGD, from the coding sequence GTGACCGACTTGCACCCCCGAACCACCGCGACCGCACGCGCCCTCTCAGCCCTCGTGGCCACCGGCTTCGCCGTCACCCTCACCTCCTGCTCCACCGAAGGCGAGGGCACCGGGATCGTGGTGACCACCAACATCCTCGGCGACATCACCGAACACATCGTCGGCGAACAGGTACCGGTCACCGTGCTGATGCCACCCGACACCGACCCGCACTCCTTCGCGATCTCCGCCCGCGAGGCCGCGACCCTGGAGAACGCCGACCTGGTCGTACACAACGGCCTCGGCCTGGAAGAGGGGGTCGCGCACAACGTCACCGCGGCGGAGGAGGCCGAGGTGCCCACCCTGGAGGTCGGCGCGGGCATCGACCCCCTGCCGTACACGTCCGACGCGAGCGAGGGCGAACCCGACCCGCACTTCTGGACCGACCCGGAGCGGGTGCTGCTGGCCGTGGACCTGATCACGGAACACGTGATCGAGGCGGTCGACGGGGTCGACACCGACGCCGTGCGCGCCAACGCCGAGGCCTACGCGGCCGAGGTCGCCGAACTCGACACCTGGATGGCCGAGGAGTTCGCCGCCCTGCCAGCCGAGAACCGCAGGCTCGTGACCAACCACCACGTCTTCGGGTACCTCGCCGACCGCTACGACTTCGAGGTCATCGGCGCGGTGATCCCCAGCGGCACCACCCTGGCCTCCCCCAGCACCTCCGATCTCAAGGAGCTGTCGGACGCCGTGGCCGAAGCGGGTGTGTCGGCCGTCTTCGCCGACTCCTCACAGCCCGACCGCCTGGCCACCGTCATGGCGGAGGAGGCCGGTGTGGACATCGAGGTGATCCCCCTGTACTCCGAGTCCCTGAGCGCGGAGGGCGGAGGCGCAGAGACCTACCTCGAGATGATGCGCGCCAACACCGAAGCCATCACCGCCGGTCTGCGCGGCGATTGA